The Streptomyces cynarae genome contains a region encoding:
- a CDS encoding imidazolonepropionase-like domain-containing protein, with product MLTIHTADEVRVAWDAEPVKDGAVAVEGTRIAAVGPLAALQERFPGTRVRRWPGTLGPALVHEGPLPEAPTPRERVHAVLKLGAVAVLEQHAGTPELRAAAERNDVVVLPGARPAGALVETGRADLAVFDEAGACLATVCAGRLVHRRR from the coding sequence GTGCTGACGATTCACACCGCGGACGAGGTCCGGGTGGCTTGGGACGCCGAACCCGTCAAGGACGGTGCCGTCGCCGTCGAGGGCACCCGGATCGCCGCGGTGGGGCCCCTCGCCGCACTCCAGGAGCGGTTCCCGGGCACCCGCGTACGCCGCTGGCCCGGCACCCTCGGCCCCGCGCTCGTGCACGAGGGCCCGCTGCCGGAAGCGCCCACACCGCGCGAACGCGTCCACGCGGTGCTGAAGCTGGGCGCGGTGGCCGTACTGGAGCAGCACGCGGGCACGCCCGAACTGCGGGCCGCCGCCGAGCGCAACGACGTCGTGGTGCTGCCGGGCGCCCGCCCGGCAGGCGCGCTCGTCGAGACCGGCCGCGCCGACCTCGCCGTCTTCGACGAGGCGGGCGCCTGCCTGGCCACGGTCTGCGCGGGGCGTCTGGTGCACCGCAGGCGCTGA
- a CDS encoding demethylmenaquinone methyltransferase, with product MTRASLDKQPHEVASMFDDVAERYDLTNDVLSLGQARLWRKEVAKAVDARPAQKVLDLAAGTATSSLPFSRTGAYVVPCDFSLGMLQVGKKRHPWMPFTAGDATRLPFKDDTFDAVTISFGLRNVQDTDAALRELYRVTKPGGRVVICEFSHPTWAPFRTVYTEYLMRALPPVARAVSSNPDAYVYLAESIRAWPDQPALAERLRKAGWSKVAWRNLTGGIVALHRGFKQD from the coding sequence GTGACCCGCGCATCCCTGGACAAGCAGCCGCACGAAGTCGCCTCGATGTTCGACGACGTGGCGGAACGGTACGACCTGACGAACGACGTGCTGTCACTCGGGCAGGCGCGGCTGTGGCGCAAGGAGGTCGCGAAGGCGGTCGACGCGCGGCCCGCGCAGAAGGTCCTGGACCTCGCGGCCGGCACGGCGACCTCGTCGCTGCCCTTTTCGCGGACCGGCGCGTACGTCGTCCCGTGCGACTTCTCGCTCGGGATGCTCCAGGTCGGCAAGAAGCGGCACCCGTGGATGCCCTTCACCGCCGGCGACGCGACGAGGCTGCCGTTCAAGGACGACACCTTCGACGCCGTCACCATCTCCTTCGGCTTGCGCAACGTGCAGGACACGGACGCGGCGCTGCGCGAGCTGTACCGGGTGACCAAGCCCGGCGGGCGAGTCGTGATCTGCGAGTTCTCGCATCCCACATGGGCGCCGTTCCGCACGGTCTACACGGAGTACCTGATGCGCGCGCTGCCGCCGGTTGCCCGCGCGGTGTCGTCCAACCCCGACGCGTACGTCTACCTCGCCGAGTCCATCCGCGCCTGGCCCGACCAGCCGGCCCTCGCCGAGCGGCTGCGCAAGGCGGGCTGGTCCAAGGTGGCGTGGCGGAACCTGACCGGCGGGATCGTGGCCCTGCACCGGGGCTTCAAGCAGGACTGA
- a CDS encoding PASTA domain-containing protein has translation MRVPRLIGLMAMDAREAAKQQGVLLAAPDRPDFHHTVVDYVVRQYPQPGAEVPRGAVVTVWFDLGEGEGGGGAGVREPRVPPPPRGGMQRELDEPGDPYAVSPA, from the coding sequence GTGCGCGTGCCGCGGCTGATCGGTCTGATGGCGATGGACGCGCGCGAGGCCGCCAAGCAGCAGGGCGTCCTGCTCGCCGCGCCCGACCGGCCCGACTTCCACCACACCGTCGTCGACTACGTCGTACGGCAGTACCCGCAGCCGGGCGCCGAGGTGCCGCGCGGTGCCGTCGTCACCGTCTGGTTCGACCTGGGTGAGGGCGAGGGCGGCGGAGGAGCGGGCGTACGAGAACCGCGCGTGCCGCCACCGCCCCGGGGCGGAATGCAGCGCGAGCTGGACGAGCCGGGCGACCCGTACGCGGTCAGTCCTGCTTGA
- a CDS encoding GNAT family N-acetyltransferase gives MNRALPDVRLRVPTDEDAFAWHRVFADPEVMEFHGGKAAELSVYEELTARQRRHDAEYGFCLWSVLDGTGEVIGFTGAQPWPREWGPKGEIEIGWRLGRAHWGKGYVTAAARVTLERVRAAGVSGVVAMVDSRNTRSIAVTQRLGMRLAETFTTPASQRQSHCYRLDL, from the coding sequence ATGAACCGAGCTCTCCCCGACGTACGGCTGCGCGTCCCCACCGACGAGGACGCCTTCGCCTGGCACCGGGTGTTCGCCGACCCCGAGGTCATGGAGTTCCACGGCGGCAAGGCCGCCGAGCTGTCCGTCTACGAGGAGCTCACCGCCCGCCAGCGCCGGCACGACGCCGAGTACGGCTTCTGCCTGTGGAGCGTGCTCGACGGGACCGGGGAGGTCATCGGCTTCACGGGCGCTCAACCATGGCCGCGCGAGTGGGGGCCGAAGGGGGAGATCGAGATCGGCTGGCGGCTCGGGCGGGCGCACTGGGGCAAGGGGTATGTGACGGCGGCCGCCCGGGTGACCCTGGAGCGCGTGCGTGCGGCGGGCGTGAGCGGCGTGGTGGCCATGGTCGACTCCCGCAACACGCGGTCCATCGCGGTCACGCAGCGGCTGGGGATGCGCCTCGCTGAGACCTTCACGACGCCTGCGTCGCAGCGGCAGAGCCACTGCTACCGCCTCGATCTGTGA
- a CDS encoding geranylgeranyl reductase family protein, with the protein MTEPQPLTEHTADVIVVGAGPAGSTTAYYLAKAGLDVLLLEKTAFPREKVCGDGLTPRATKQLVAMGIDISEEAGWLRNKGLRIIGGGVRLQLDWPDLASYPDYGLVRKRDDFDEQLARQAQKAGARLYERCNVGAPIVDDRTGRITGVHAKLGDEKREVTFHAPLVVAADGNSSRLSLGMGLHRREDRPMGVAVRTYFTSPRHEDDYLESWLELWDRRGGQERLLPGYGWIFGMGDGTSNVGLGVLNTSESFKELDWREVLKAWCASMPEDWGYTPENMTGPIRGAALPMAFNRQPHYTKGLLLVGDAGGLVNPFNGEGIAYAMESGRIAADVIVQAVARTTPGQRELALHNYPKILKDTYGGYYTLGRAFVKLIGNPKVMKVATQRGLTHPVLMKFTLKMLANLTDPTGGDAMDRIINGLSKVAPRS; encoded by the coding sequence GTGACCGAGCCCCAGCCCCTTACCGAACACACCGCCGATGTGATCGTCGTCGGGGCCGGGCCAGCCGGTTCCACCACCGCGTACTACCTCGCGAAGGCGGGCCTGGACGTCCTGCTGCTGGAGAAGACCGCGTTCCCGCGCGAGAAGGTGTGCGGTGACGGCCTGACGCCGCGCGCCACCAAGCAGCTCGTCGCGATGGGCATCGACATCTCCGAGGAGGCCGGCTGGCTGCGCAACAAGGGTCTGCGCATCATCGGCGGCGGAGTGCGGCTCCAGCTCGACTGGCCGGATCTCGCCTCTTACCCGGACTACGGACTGGTCCGCAAGCGCGACGACTTCGACGAGCAGCTCGCCCGGCAGGCGCAGAAGGCGGGCGCGCGGCTGTACGAGCGCTGCAATGTGGGTGCCCCGATCGTCGACGACCGCACCGGCCGTATCACCGGCGTGCACGCCAAGCTGGGCGACGAGAAGCGCGAGGTCACCTTCCACGCGCCGCTGGTGGTCGCGGCGGACGGCAACTCCTCGCGGCTGTCGCTGGGGATGGGCCTGCACCGCCGCGAGGACCGCCCCATGGGCGTCGCGGTCCGTACGTACTTCACGTCCCCGCGCCACGAAGACGACTACCTGGAGTCCTGGCTGGAGCTGTGGGACCGGCGCGGCGGCCAGGAGCGGCTGCTGCCCGGCTACGGCTGGATCTTCGGCATGGGCGACGGGACCAGCAACGTCGGCCTGGGCGTGCTGAACACCTCCGAGTCCTTCAAGGAGCTGGACTGGCGCGAGGTGCTCAAGGCCTGGTGCGCCTCGATGCCCGAGGACTGGGGCTACACCCCCGAGAACATGACCGGCCCCATCCGCGGTGCCGCCCTCCCCATGGCCTTCAACCGCCAGCCGCACTACACCAAGGGCCTGTTGCTCGTCGGCGACGCGGGCGGCCTGGTGAACCCCTTCAACGGCGAGGGCATCGCCTATGCCATGGAGTCCGGCCGGATCGCGGCGGACGTCATCGTCCAGGCCGTGGCCCGCACGACACCCGGCCAGCGCGAACTCGCCCTGCACAACTACCCGAAGATCCTGAAGGACACCTACGGCGGCTACTACACGCTGGGCCGCGCCTTCGTGAAGCTGATCGGCAACCCGAAGGTGATGAAGGTCGCGACCCAGCGCGGCCTCACGCACCCCGTGCTCATGAAGTTCACCCTGAAGATGCTCGCCAACCTCACCGACCCGACGGGCGGCGACGCGATGGACCGGATCATCAACGGGCTGAGCAAGGTGGCTCCGCGTTCGTGA